The following proteins are encoded in a genomic region of Opisthocomus hoazin isolate bOpiHoa1 chromosome 4, bOpiHoa1.hap1, whole genome shotgun sequence:
- the BTD gene encoding biotinidase isoform X2 yields MAHTMVDLCWKLSVCFLCCQVVSGRVTREGHYVAAVYEHESILSPNPTALVDRRSALELMGRNLDIYEQQVVAAARQGAQIIVFPEDGIHGFNFTRSSIYPYLDFVLHSQSVKWNPCREPYLFNDTEVLQRLSCMALKNKIFLVANLGTKQPCEPTDPHCPADGRYQFNTNVAFSDDGMLVATYRKHNLYFEYAFDTPPEPDYKLFDTPFAGKFGMFTCFDILFFEPAVKLIRQYKLKQVVYPTAWMNQLPLLSAVEFQQAFATAFNINILAANIHHPTLGMTGSGIYTPVKSFIYHNMESYGGKLIVAEIPVITTDYRTNLESNERFSESFHQSCKTFTSASMDDQVCFKEGRETPGRVSEKGNEQLPPLFYAEMMYDNFTFVPVWGEKGELQDKKGFSYYNILLQWSSQGSLLSLGKNRRHYLD; encoded by the exons ATGGCACACACCATGGTGGACCTGTGCTGGAAGCTGTCCGTCTGCTTTTTGTGCTGTCAAGTTGTCTCAGGAAGAGTTACGAGGGAGGGGCATTACGTTGCTGCCGTGTATGAGCACGAGTCCATACTGAGTCCTAACCCGACAGCCCTGGTCGATCGACGGTCTGCGCTGGAACTCATGGGCAGAAACCTAGACATCTATGAACAGCAAGTAGTGGCTGCTGCAAGACAG GGAGCACAGATCATTGTTTTTCCTGAAGATGGAATCCATGGCTTCAACTTCACCAGAAGCTCCATTTATCCTTACTTAGATTTCGTTCTGCATTCACAGTCTGTGAAGTGGAATCCATGCAGAGAGCCGTATTTGTTCAATGACACAGAG GTTCTTCAGCGTCTGAGCTGCATGGCACTGAAGAACAAAATATTCCTTGTGGCAAACTTGGGAACTAAGCAGCCCTGTGAGCCCACTGATCCTCACTGTCCAGCTGATGGAAGGTACCAGTTCAACACCAACGTGGCGTTCAGTGATGACGGTATGCTGGTAGCCACGTATCGCAAACACAATCTGTATTTTGAATATGCTTTTGATACCCCTCCAGAGCCTGACTATAAACTCTTTGATACCCCTTTTGCTGGCAAGTTTGGTATGTTCACTTGCTTTGATATACTCTTTTTTGAGCCTGCAGTGAAACTCATCAGACAATACAAATTGAAACAAGTTGTATATCCAACTGCCTGGATGAACCAGCTTCCGCTCCTGTCTGCTGTAGAATTTCAACAAGCTTTCGCAACTGCTTTCAACATCAATATTTTAGCAGCTAATATCCACCACCCCACTTTGGGCATGACAGGGAGTGGCATATATACTCCAGTCAAATCGTTCATCTACCACAACATGGAAAGTTATGGTGGCAAGCTCATAGTAGCAGAAATTCCTGTGATTACCACAGATTACAGAACCAATTTGGAGAGTAATGAAAGATTCAGTGAGAGCTTCCATCAGTCATGCAAGACTTTTACAAGCGCCTCAATGGATGATCAAGTTTGCTTTAAGGAGGGACGAGAGACCCCCGGCAGAgtatcagaaaaaggaaatgagcAGTTACCTCCCCTATTTTATGCAGAAATGATGTATGACAACTTTACTTTCGTTCCTGTATGGGGGGAAAAAGGAGAGCTTCAG gataAAAAGGGCTTCTCTTATTATAACATACTGCTTCAGTGGTCCAGCCAAGGCTCACTGCTCTCTCTTGGTAAAAATCGAAGACATTATTTGGATTAA
- the BTD gene encoding biotinidase isoform X3, whose product MAHTMVDLCWKLSVCFLCCQVVSGRVTREGHYVAAVYEHESILSPNPTALVDRRSALELMGRNLDIYEQQVVAAARQGAQIIVFPEDGIHGFNFTRSSIYPYLDFVLHSQSVKWNPCREPYLFNDTEVLQRLSCMALKNKIFLVANLGTKQPCEPTDPHCPADGRYQFNTNVAFSDDG is encoded by the exons ATGGCACACACCATGGTGGACCTGTGCTGGAAGCTGTCCGTCTGCTTTTTGTGCTGTCAAGTTGTCTCAGGAAGAGTTACGAGGGAGGGGCATTACGTTGCTGCCGTGTATGAGCACGAGTCCATACTGAGTCCTAACCCGACAGCCCTGGTCGATCGACGGTCTGCGCTGGAACTCATGGGCAGAAACCTAGACATCTATGAACAGCAAGTAGTGGCTGCTGCAAGACAG GGAGCACAGATCATTGTTTTTCCTGAAGATGGAATCCATGGCTTCAACTTCACCAGAAGCTCCATTTATCCTTACTTAGATTTCGTTCTGCATTCACAGTCTGTGAAGTGGAATCCATGCAGAGAGCCGTATTTGTTCAATGACACAGAG GTTCTTCAGCGTCTGAGCTGCATGGCACTGAAGAACAAAATATTCCTTGTGGCAAACTTGGGAACTAAGCAGCCCTGTGAGCCCACTGATCCTCACTGTCCAGCTGATGGAAGGTACCAGTTCAACACCAACGTGGCGTTCAGTGATGACG gataA
- the BTD gene encoding biotinidase isoform X1, whose amino-acid sequence MAHTMVDLCWKLSVCFLCCQVVSGRVTREGHYVAAVYEHESILSPNPTALVDRRSALELMGRNLDIYEQQVVAAARQGAQIIVFPEDGIHGFNFTRSSIYPYLDFVLHSQSVKWNPCREPYLFNDTEVLQRLSCMALKNKIFLVANLGTKQPCEPTDPHCPADGRYQFNTNVAFSDDGMLVATYRKHNLYFEYAFDTPPEPDYKLFDTPFAGKFGMFTCFDILFFEPAVKLIRQYKLKQVVYPTAWMNQLPLLSAVEFQQAFATAFNINILAANIHHPTLGMTGSGIYTPVKSFIYHNMESYGGKLIVAEIPVITTDYRTNLESNERFSESFHQSCKTFTSASMDDQVCFKEGRETPGRVSEKGNEQLPPLFYAEMMYDNFTFVPVWGEKGELQVCANTLCCYLNYRRAVVTDELYALGVFDGLHTVHGTYYVQACALVKCGGLSFSTCGQEVTDATALIDFQLWGNMSTPYIFPLLLTSGITLDFADYMGWKNNHYFIIKNRTSSGLLTAALYGRWYEKD is encoded by the exons ATGGCACACACCATGGTGGACCTGTGCTGGAAGCTGTCCGTCTGCTTTTTGTGCTGTCAAGTTGTCTCAGGAAGAGTTACGAGGGAGGGGCATTACGTTGCTGCCGTGTATGAGCACGAGTCCATACTGAGTCCTAACCCGACAGCCCTGGTCGATCGACGGTCTGCGCTGGAACTCATGGGCAGAAACCTAGACATCTATGAACAGCAAGTAGTGGCTGCTGCAAGACAG GGAGCACAGATCATTGTTTTTCCTGAAGATGGAATCCATGGCTTCAACTTCACCAGAAGCTCCATTTATCCTTACTTAGATTTCGTTCTGCATTCACAGTCTGTGAAGTGGAATCCATGCAGAGAGCCGTATTTGTTCAATGACACAGAG GTTCTTCAGCGTCTGAGCTGCATGGCACTGAAGAACAAAATATTCCTTGTGGCAAACTTGGGAACTAAGCAGCCCTGTGAGCCCACTGATCCTCACTGTCCAGCTGATGGAAGGTACCAGTTCAACACCAACGTGGCGTTCAGTGATGACGGTATGCTGGTAGCCACGTATCGCAAACACAATCTGTATTTTGAATATGCTTTTGATACCCCTCCAGAGCCTGACTATAAACTCTTTGATACCCCTTTTGCTGGCAAGTTTGGTATGTTCACTTGCTTTGATATACTCTTTTTTGAGCCTGCAGTGAAACTCATCAGACAATACAAATTGAAACAAGTTGTATATCCAACTGCCTGGATGAACCAGCTTCCGCTCCTGTCTGCTGTAGAATTTCAACAAGCTTTCGCAACTGCTTTCAACATCAATATTTTAGCAGCTAATATCCACCACCCCACTTTGGGCATGACAGGGAGTGGCATATATACTCCAGTCAAATCGTTCATCTACCACAACATGGAAAGTTATGGTGGCAAGCTCATAGTAGCAGAAATTCCTGTGATTACCACAGATTACAGAACCAATTTGGAGAGTAATGAAAGATTCAGTGAGAGCTTCCATCAGTCATGCAAGACTTTTACAAGCGCCTCAATGGATGATCAAGTTTGCTTTAAGGAGGGACGAGAGACCCCCGGCAGAgtatcagaaaaaggaaatgagcAGTTACCTCCCCTATTTTATGCAGAAATGATGTATGACAACTTTACTTTCGTTCCTGTATGGGGGGAAAAAGGAGAGCTTCAGGTTTGTGCCAATACTCTTTGTTGTTACTTAAATTACAGGAGAGCTGTTGTAACCGATGAATTATATGCTTTGGGAGTTTTTGATGGGCTCCATACAGTGCATGGCACATACTATGTCCAGGCCTGTGCATTAGTGAAGTGTGGAGGTCTCAGCTTTAGCACTTGTGGACAGGAGGTTACAGATGCCACTGCTCTGATAGATTTCCAGCTATGGGGAAATATGAGTACCCcttatatttttcctttactgCTGACATCTGGTATTACCTTGGACTTTGCTGACTACATGGGCTGGAAAAACAACCACTATTTCATAATCAAAAATAGAACATCTTCTGGCCTGCTGACGGCTGCTCTGTATGGACGATGGTATGAAAAGGACTAG